The nucleotide window GCTCCTCTCCCCAGGGAGCCCGGAGAGAGTGGGCCTGTGGCTCTGGCAGTATCGACACTCGCATCGGAATCGAttctgctccctgctccccgAGGGAGCGATCCTCGGTTCCCTCTCAGCCGGATAAGGGGCCATGTGATCACGGTGTCTGCGCCTCAGGTGGCCCAGGATTGCTTTCTTCTTCTGCGGGAAGGCCAGCTTTTCCCACCGCCTCTCTGGCAGGCTCTTCTCCTCTCGGGACCGCTGCTGGAGCAGCCCCTCTGGCAGGGGCGCAGGGTGGTGGCCGGTGCCAGGGCCGGGGCGCGGGTTTCCCAGGCCCACCACCAGCTGCTCCGAGCGGGAAGGCCGAGGGGCTGCCGGGCCCGCCTGCGGAGTCTCTGCCGCCGTCATCTGGGAAGATCCCGAGATCAACACTGGATTCCATTTCTGGAGTGGATCCATGGAGGTCTAGTCTGAGCTGGACGCTCCGCTCGGCCCTCGGGTCTGGACGAGAAGCTGCAGCTGGAGGTTCTCAGCTATCCGGAAGGTAGCGAGGAGGGTGTGTGGCCAGACTGAAACAAAGGGCgatgagggaagaaaggagagccATCATTATACacctcacttaacctctctgtccctccACTTCCCGTGTGTAAAACAGGGACAACCAGGAGACCCCCCCGCCTTGTCTTCTGGGGATCAACTGAGATAATAGGGGTCTAGAACGTAGACTGTGGCTGGCATATAGCAGAGGTCTTAGAAACGACACCAATCGTTGCATCCCTGTCACATGGTATGCAACAGGGTGCAACGCATTCAGCGATGCCAATTCCTTGCCGACCCTTTCCACCCCATCCTCTAGAATAATTTTAAGAACAATCGATGCATGACTAGCACGTGCTCTTCTCACAAGCGTTCATCTTCTTTCGTAAAGTAgacttttcctaaattttatacCCTGGTGGcacattcttttacattttcgCCTTCGTGGTCACTGATTTTGCATCTAGTCAAAACAGCCGCTCAAGCTATGGACATCATTTCAAAACTCCCAGCATGTGTACAAAATACGAGCAAGAGAAAACCAGGAATTTTCCAACAGATGCAAAATAGATAACCTCACTTAAACCAAAAGCCGGTTCTTTGAAATGATCGATAAAATTGATCCACCTGTAGCAACGCTGACAgggaaaaaacagagagaaacagCAAGGTACCAAGAGCAGGAATAAAAGAAGAGATTTCACTATAGACCCAGAGAACATAAAAGGGACAATGTAGTAATAGGGCAAACAACTCTCTGTGTGAGTTCTACGGCTCAGATCAAATGGACCACGTACTCGAGAACCGTAAGCTACCAAAGTCACCCAAGATGTCGTTCAAACATCGAACGGTGTGCACAGTCCTGTATCTCTTAATGAAACTGAACTCGCAGTTTAAAAGCCTTTGCAAAAAGATCCCTAGGCCCAGGCAGTGTCGGCGGCGTATTCTACCAATCgttaaaaggagaaataacacCCATCCTACACAAGAAAATAAGGCAGAGGGGACActtccaactcattttatgaggctagcaCTGATaccaagaaaactacagaccaatcaATACTCTTTCTCAATCAGGCACAAAATTCTTCAACGACAAACTCGCTGTTCAAATCTAGCAAGataagaaaagaacaataaaccACGATCGAGGGGGTTTTATACCAGGAACTCAAGGGATGTTCCTTCTATAACTGAAAATCCATCTACCTAATCCACAGATTGAGACGTCAGaggaagaacaacaacaacaagagcACATCAACATGTGCAGAAAAACCCTTCGAAAAGATTCAAAGTCCACGGATGATACAAAAACTCCAACGTCACGAACCATTAGGGGAATGCGAATTAAAACCGAGACGAGAGACCCCGTcgcacctgttagaatggcccaGGTTTAAAGGACTGGCGGTATCAAGGGCTCGATAACATGCCGAGCCACTGGAACTCTCACCCGTAGCTGGTGGGGACGCGAACAGGACGGCCAGTGTGAGCagcagtctggcagtttctttaTGCTCCACAGACTTTTACCATAGGACCCAATAATCCCACTTCTGGTTCTTTACCCTAGAGACACGAAAACTTAGGTTTGCACAAAGGCCTGTCCATAAATGCTGAAAGCAGCTCTATTCATGATCGCCCGAAACTAGAGACAACACGAATGTCCTTCGAtggaagaatggagaaacaaacttGCTATGGCATACCGTGGAATACTGGTCAGCAGGAAAATAGAACAGACGATCAACAGAGGCATTTGAGATTCACCCGAGATGCTGCATCACAAAGAAGCCCACCTCGTAAGGCCAGAAAGTGTACGGTTTCATTGCTGACACTCCCCACAAGACAACACCTCAGAGAAGGACACAGATCACTTGCTGGCAGGCAGCAGAGGTGAGGAAGGCGTAACTGCGAAGGGGTGGCTCTGGATGAGCGTTGTGGACTCTGGGAACTGTTCTGGATCTTGACCGTAGTGGTGGTTACGAGAATCTATGTGTGCGGTAAAGCTGCTAGAACTGTACTCCCAGGAAGAAACGTCAGATCAAAACCCCCAGTGGTAGCGTCCAGAATAAGGGCCTCTCTCTACAGTCGTTCTATCAATAAACACATCTTGGATGAATCTAAAACTAATGTACATTAAATGCTAAATTGAAACGTTACCTCACATCCCGGGCTCTGCTCTTTTAGCAAACTTGGAAAGCCAGAATTCACTAGTTTTATTCAGAGGATGCTGGTACTGAGAAACTTGTATTACCGCCTTGTGTCTACCGGCACACACCAGGGCAGGAAACACAGAACGATATTAGGAGCATTTCGAATCACATGACCGGACTGTGCACACATCCAAACACATCCATCCCAGAAAGAGAGTCTCTTAACATTTAAGTAAGTGAAGTCTGTGTTTCCAACTAGCGAGTTCAGTGACATCCTTTGGGCCATCACTAGCCTACACAAACACTCATGTGTGAaggaaacatttggaaaatgatcTTAACACAACTACCTCCCAACCAATTTTCACACGTCACAAGGTCTCTCTCAGGATCGTATTTCTTCACACAGGCAGCTAATcctcagagaaagggaaaaacagcCTCACAAACACTTCTACATGAAGAAATAGCGAGTTTGGAGACATCCATTCACAACTGGCCCGTGTTTTCAacactcttttctctccttttccctgcATCCACTCTGTGAAATGAAATACTTTGTTGTCCTATCACGAGGTTCTCAAACCACACCCATGAAGCCACTCAGGCTCCTTTACAGAGACATCAAGGACAATAAGGCCTGGAGAAGTCCCCTCTGTGGGGAGAGGGTAGCAGCTGGGGCGGTAATGTGACTTCCCTTCCTTCGTCGTCACCCCATTTCACTCCTTCCGCAGTCACCTGCCCCCGAGGGATAACAATCTGACATCAAACCCGCTTAATATATCACGGCCTCAAATTTCCTGCATCAAACGCAGCTTTTGAACAGAGGGAAAAGGTGCTAGGCACAAGGGAACCCGTGAGTGAACCCAGAAAGAGCAGTCACCAGAGCTTCAGACAGGGAGGGGATGTCCCTTGGTGCAGGGTTTCC belongs to Eulemur rufifrons isolate Redbay chromosome 30, OSU_ERuf_1, whole genome shotgun sequence and includes:
- the LOC138378089 gene encoding protein FAM156A/FAM156B-like; protein product: MDPLQKWNPVLISGSSQMTAAETPQAGPAAPRPSRSEQLVVGLGNPRPGPGTGHHPAPLPEGLLQQRSREEKSLPERRWEKLAFPQKKKAILGHLRRRHRDHMAPYPAEREPRIAPSGSREQNRFRCECRYCQSHRPTLSGLPGERSGAPPASSWEALVQGLSGLTLSLGSSQPGLLPGGALQQQEREEKRQLERQQESKRVFQRLLKQWLEEN